A genomic stretch from Bosea sp. F3-2 includes:
- a CDS encoding GTP cyclohydrolase I → MSQSNCLPNSAWLGNEAVEGYLDNAERAVMMAKAARKIEELFDILKVDHRNDHNTRDTPGRVAKMLVEEILYGRYNAPPNITEFDNAARYDQLIVTGPIDVRSTCAHHLMPIYGVAFIGILPSAEGKIIGLSKYDRIVQHFAARLQIQEELVKQIERHIVETTEPRGLAVRISAVHMCKTHRGVRAPHASRMVNSTFYGELATNASFKSEFLQECASLERQ, encoded by the coding sequence ATGTCCCAATCGAATTGCCTGCCAAATTCAGCCTGGCTCGGAAATGAAGCCGTCGAGGGGTACCTGGACAACGCCGAGCGCGCTGTAATGATGGCCAAGGCTGCTCGGAAGATCGAAGAGCTCTTTGATATCTTGAAAGTCGATCACCGGAACGATCACAACACGCGCGATACGCCGGGGCGGGTTGCCAAAATGCTCGTCGAGGAGATCCTCTACGGCCGCTACAACGCGCCGCCGAACATCACCGAATTCGACAATGCCGCGCGTTATGACCAGTTGATCGTCACCGGCCCGATCGATGTCCGCTCGACCTGCGCCCATCATTTGATGCCGATCTATGGCGTCGCATTCATCGGCATCCTGCCCTCAGCCGAAGGCAAGATCATCGGCCTGTCCAAATACGATCGCATCGTTCAGCATTTTGCTGCCCGGCTCCAGATCCAGGAGGAGTTGGTAAAACAGATCGAGCGCCATATCGTCGAGACCACCGAGCCTCGTGGGCTGGCGGTCAGGATCAGCGCCGTCCATATGTGCAAAACCCATCGCGGAGTTCGAGCCCCGCATGCCAGCCGCATGGTGAACAGCACATTCTACGGCGAACTTGCCACCAACGCCTCGTTCAAGTCCGAATTTCTTCAGGAATGTGCATCCTTGGAACGTCAATAG
- a CDS encoding 6-carboxytetrahydropterin synthase translates to MMQDERPAQTRYRDIYRSTKTYDFNEGLSCCFRQWRATHSHCSLLHGYALSFKFVFATYELDERNWCCDFGAMKDVKAWLKMMFDHTMVVAADDPHLDTFRELADKGVVDLRIMPAVGCEATAKYAFDHVSAWLADLMGDRVWLESVEVREHAGNSAIFERRQY, encoded by the coding sequence ATGATGCAGGACGAGAGACCTGCGCAAACAAGGTACCGGGATATCTATCGGTCCACCAAGACCTATGACTTCAATGAAGGCTTGTCCTGCTGCTTCAGGCAGTGGCGTGCGACCCATTCGCATTGCAGCCTGCTCCATGGCTATGCGCTGTCATTCAAATTCGTCTTCGCGACCTACGAACTCGACGAGCGCAACTGGTGCTGCGATTTTGGCGCCATGAAGGACGTCAAGGCCTGGCTGAAGATGATGTTCGATCACACGATGGTCGTCGCAGCCGACGATCCGCATCTCGACACGTTCCGGGAGCTGGCCGACAAAGGCGTCGTAGATCTGCGGATCATGCCGGCGGTCGGCTGCGAAGCGACCGCCAAATATGCCTTCGACCACGTGTCGGCTTGGCTCGCCGATCTTATGGGCGATCGCGTTTGGCTGGAATCGGTCGAGGTTCGCGAACATGCCGGCAATTCGGCGATCTTTGAGCGTCGGCAATATTGA
- a CDS encoding DUF1330 domain-containing protein, whose translation MTYHSVSDPDALAAYAKLSGPAILAAGSRILARGMPSNLYEEGLHQRTVVIEFVIKNQILPKAS comes from the coding sequence GTGACATATCACTCGGTCAGCGATCCGGACGCGTTGGCTGCATATGCCAAGCTGAGCGGACCAGCTATCCTTGCAGCAGGCAGTCGAATTCTTGCGCGCGGAATGCCGAGCAACCTTTATGAGGAAGGCTTGCACCAGCGAACGGTTGTGATCGAATTCGTGATCAAGAATCAGATTTTGCCCAAAGCTTCATGA
- a CDS encoding LysR family transcriptional regulator, which translates to MRINFEILDLRAFLAVYDLRNFHQAADAIGLSQSALSRRIQALEATLGAALLERSKRSVTPTAIGRAIEPQLRRIIFDIENSVLSSEDLAVRQHGRITIASIPTAAISFLPKLIHDFNTRFPNIRFRILDLSSNEGLECIARGEVDFGINILGQTHPDLVNTPIMDDPFIFFCRSDHSLGKRESVTWNELTEQRLIGVSRESGNRVVLDNALAQNRIDVKWFYEVNHVSTAVGLTEAGLGATVLPKLALPLTRHPDLVALRIEEPIISRTLGLLERRGGHLSAAARRFKEDLMKLWAKSDS; encoded by the coding sequence ATGCGCATCAACTTCGAAATCCTCGACTTGCGAGCCTTCCTGGCCGTCTACGACCTGAGAAACTTCCATCAGGCGGCAGACGCGATAGGACTTTCCCAATCAGCGCTGTCACGCCGTATACAGGCGCTCGAAGCGACCTTAGGTGCGGCGCTGCTGGAGCGATCGAAGCGATCCGTTACGCCAACGGCGATCGGACGAGCGATTGAGCCGCAATTGCGACGCATCATTTTTGACATCGAAAATTCGGTGCTTTCGTCCGAAGATCTGGCTGTTCGCCAGCATGGCAGGATAACGATTGCATCGATTCCGACCGCTGCAATCAGTTTTTTGCCCAAGTTAATTCATGATTTCAATACACGATTTCCAAACATTAGATTCAGAATACTGGATCTCTCTTCGAATGAAGGGCTAGAATGCATCGCAAGAGGTGAAGTTGATTTTGGGATTAATATTTTAGGGCAAACTCACCCAGATCTAGTCAATACGCCGATAATGGACGATCCGTTTATTTTCTTCTGCCGAAGCGACCACTCGCTCGGGAAACGCGAATCCGTTACCTGGAATGAGCTGACAGAACAACGCCTAATCGGCGTGAGCCGTGAAAGTGGAAATCGCGTCGTTCTAGACAACGCGTTGGCTCAGAACAGGATTGACGTTAAATGGTTCTATGAGGTGAATCATGTGTCGACGGCTGTTGGATTAACTGAGGCAGGCTTGGGAGCAACTGTATTGCCAAAACTGGCACTCCCTTTGACGAGACATCCTGATCTTGTCGCGCTTCGTATCGAAGAGCCAATCATTTCACGTACGCTAGGATTGCTGGAGCGACGCGGGGGCCATTTATCGGCGGCGGCCCGCCGCTTCAAAGAAGACCTCATGAAGCTTTGGGCAAAATCTGATTCTTGA
- a CDS encoding 4-oxalomesaconate tautomerase — MTKIPCVLMRGGTSRGPYFISSDLPSDEAKRDEILLRVMGSGHPLEIDGIGGGNPVTSKVAIVSPSARAGIDVEYLFAQVKVEERKVDTSPNCGNMLSGVGPFAIEAGLVKAADGVTSVRILNLNTNKVIEAKVQTPGRRVTYEGSASIDGVPGTASPVHLAFLDAAGSKTSGLLPTGSAVDIVEGIEVSCVDAATPIVLIRSMDLGKAGTEAPAEYAADREFMARLERIRIAAGKQMGILDAAERVIPKPVLIAPPVKGGHLAVRYFMPHQCHSALAITGAVAVASAVATPGTVAFEMVRPNSLPMDITLEHPSGRLDVNLDHLPGSQEPVARVLRTARRLFEGHVFAS; from the coding sequence ATGACGAAAATACCTTGTGTATTGATGCGCGGTGGAACATCTCGCGGGCCTTACTTTATTTCCTCCGATCTTCCGTCAGATGAGGCGAAAAGGGACGAAATTTTACTGCGCGTCATGGGTTCCGGTCACCCCCTGGAGATCGACGGAATTGGCGGTGGAAATCCGGTTACGAGCAAAGTTGCAATCGTATCTCCCTCGGCGCGCGCCGGTATCGATGTTGAATATTTATTCGCGCAGGTGAAAGTCGAAGAGCGTAAGGTTGATACCTCTCCTAATTGCGGCAATATGCTCTCAGGTGTCGGTCCTTTTGCTATCGAGGCGGGGCTGGTGAAAGCCGCTGATGGAGTCACCAGCGTTCGCATACTCAACTTGAATACCAACAAAGTGATCGAAGCCAAGGTTCAAACGCCGGGCCGCCGCGTGACATACGAGGGCAGCGCCTCAATTGATGGCGTGCCTGGCACGGCCTCGCCGGTACATCTCGCCTTCCTGGACGCTGCCGGCTCCAAGACCTCGGGGCTTCTACCCACCGGTTCGGCGGTGGACATCGTCGAAGGAATCGAGGTTTCGTGCGTGGACGCTGCGACGCCGATCGTCCTGATACGCTCTATGGATCTTGGAAAAGCGGGGACTGAAGCCCCCGCGGAGTACGCCGCGGATCGCGAGTTCATGGCCCGTCTGGAAAGAATCCGCATTGCAGCTGGCAAGCAGATGGGAATACTCGATGCAGCAGAGCGAGTGATCCCCAAACCTGTCCTGATTGCGCCACCCGTCAAGGGGGGGCATCTCGCCGTACGTTATTTCATGCCTCACCAGTGTCACTCGGCACTTGCGATCACGGGAGCGGTCGCAGTGGCGTCGGCTGTTGCCACGCCAGGGACCGTGGCTTTCGAGATGGTCAGGCCCAACTCTCTGCCGATGGACATCACGCTCGAGCACCCATCGGGACGGCTTGACGTCAATCTCGACCATTTGCCCGGATCTCAGGAGCCAGTTGCTCGCGTTTTGCGCACCGCACGTCGCTTGTTCGAAGGACACGTATTTGCTTCGTGA
- a CDS encoding cation:dicarboxylase symporter family transporter, which produces MMAVHAREISGKKPFYKQLYFQVLFGVLVGGFLGHFAPDFAVQFKPMGDAFIKIVKMMIVPVVFCTIVIGIATVGANASIGGALLKAMLLFYALTIIALIVGLVAVETIKPGDGMHIAASSIDPAQAAAYAKSAKKLDFVGVLLHIIPPSFFTPFAEGEVLPVLFIAIITGFGLRRVGEAGRPFLGGLESFSSGLFAAFGFLMRLAPFGAFGAIAFIVAKNGIKSIGNLGLLIATFYVASIFFVFVVLALLARFHGFSLIKLLRYIREELLVVLGTSSTEPVLPAMLYKLEKLGCSKGSVGLTLPLGYSFNLDGTAIYLTLASVFLAQALDIQLSQWQIVSMILVMLLTSKGAAGVTGSGFAALVATLAAMPDTVPVAAVVIIAGIDRFMSEARALTSLCSNAVACIVLAIWDGACDMTVLKRELDQGYMQQLDEIAEPQQIAVHV; this is translated from the coding sequence ATGATGGCAGTGCACGCGAGAGAAATTTCCGGAAAAAAGCCGTTCTACAAGCAGCTGTACTTCCAGGTGTTGTTCGGCGTTCTGGTCGGCGGATTCCTTGGGCATTTTGCTCCTGACTTCGCGGTACAGTTCAAGCCGATGGGCGATGCGTTTATCAAAATCGTCAAGATGATGATCGTCCCCGTAGTATTCTGCACGATCGTCATCGGAATCGCGACGGTAGGCGCTAACGCCAGTATTGGGGGGGCGCTTCTGAAAGCGATGTTGTTGTTCTACGCCCTGACAATTATTGCGCTGATAGTTGGGCTGGTTGCCGTTGAAACCATTAAGCCCGGCGATGGGATGCATATCGCGGCGAGCTCGATCGATCCTGCTCAGGCCGCGGCTTATGCCAAATCGGCCAAGAAGCTCGATTTCGTCGGGGTGCTTCTCCATATTATTCCGCCGAGCTTCTTCACGCCCTTTGCCGAAGGCGAGGTTCTCCCGGTTCTCTTCATTGCCATCATCACAGGCTTTGGATTGAGGCGCGTTGGCGAAGCTGGCCGACCGTTCCTAGGGGGGCTGGAATCTTTCTCCAGTGGCCTTTTTGCCGCCTTTGGGTTCCTCATGCGATTGGCGCCCTTTGGAGCCTTCGGAGCCATTGCGTTCATCGTGGCGAAGAATGGCATCAAGTCGATCGGCAATCTCGGCCTGCTGATTGCAACGTTCTATGTAGCCAGCATCTTCTTCGTGTTTGTCGTTCTTGCATTGCTGGCTCGCTTCCATGGGTTCAGCCTGATCAAGCTCCTGCGCTACATTCGCGAAGAGCTTTTGGTCGTGCTTGGCACGTCCTCGACCGAACCGGTGCTTCCAGCGATGCTGTACAAGCTCGAGAAGCTGGGCTGCAGCAAGGGGTCGGTCGGCCTGACACTTCCGCTGGGCTATTCGTTCAATCTCGATGGAACGGCCATTTACCTGACGTTGGCCTCGGTGTTCTTGGCTCAGGCTCTCGATATCCAGCTTAGCCAATGGCAGATCGTTTCGATGATCCTGGTCATGTTGCTGACGTCGAAGGGCGCGGCCGGCGTGACCGGCAGCGGTTTCGCGGCGCTTGTCGCGACCTTGGCGGCGATGCCGGATACCGTGCCTGTCGCCGCGGTCGTGATCATCGCCGGCATCGATCGTTTCATGTCGGAGGCACGCGCTCTGACGAGTCTCTGCAGCAACGCCGTGGCCTGTATTGTTCTCGCGATCTGGGACGGTGCTTGCGACATGACCGTTTTGAAACGCGAACTGGATCAAGGATACATGCAGCAGCTCGATGAGATCGCAGAGCCGCAGCAGATTGCAGTGCACGTCTAG
- the acnA gene encoding aconitate hydratase AcnA encodes MTSLDSFSCKRTLDVAGVAYTYFSLPEAQKNGLAGVSRLPYSMKVLLENLLRNEDGRSVTKADIESVAAWLNDKGTAGVEISYRPARVLMQDFTGVPAVVDLAAMRDGVVALGGDPQKINPLVPVDLIIDHSVIVDEFGSPKALGHNVDLEYARNEERYKFLKWGQQAFRNFRVVPPGTGICHQVNLEYLGQVVWTNEEGGETVAYPDTCVGTDSHTTMINGLGVLGWGVGGIEAEAAMLGQPVSMLLPEVIGFKLTGKLKEGITATDLVLTVTQMLRKKGVVGKFVEFFGSGLINMTLADRATIGNMAPEYGATCGFFPVDGETLRYLNMSGRAEARIALVEAYSKAQGLWRHDGSADPVFTDTLELDLGDVVPSMAGPKRPEGRVALQDIPAGFAAAMEADYKKAAEMHKRYAVEGTGHDLGHGDVVIAAITSCTNTSNPSVLIGAGLLARNANRRGLKQKPWVKTSLAPGSQVVAEYLARSGLQQELDQIGFNLVGFGCTTCIGNSGPLPAPISKAINDKGLIATAVLSGNRNFEGRVSPDVQANYLASPPLVVAHALAGTVTKDLTKEPLGEDREGKPVYLKDIWPTSAEIQEFIEKNVTREVFARKYADVFKGDANWQAVKAPSGQTYAWDDTSTYVQNPPYFQGMQRTFGKTGDIRGARILGLFGDKITTDHISPAGSIKTTSPAGQYLTEHGVAVADFNQYGTRRGNHEVMMRGTFANIRIRNHMLGPNGREGGYTVHYPSKEELPIYDASMLYQAEKVPLVIFAGVEYGNGSSRDWAAKGTNLLGVKAVIAQSFERIHRSNLVGMGVVPFTFEPGTSWASLGLKGDETVEIDGLADIKPRQTMTAKITYADGAVKNVPLLCRIDTLDELDYFKNGGILQYVLRDIAA; translated from the coding sequence ATGACTAGTCTCGACAGCTTTAGCTGCAAGCGCACCCTGGACGTAGCCGGTGTAGCCTATACCTATTTCTCCTTGCCTGAAGCGCAGAAGAACGGCCTCGCCGGCGTCTCGCGCCTGCCCTATTCCATGAAGGTGCTACTCGAGAACCTGCTGCGCAACGAGGACGGGCGTTCCGTCACCAAGGCCGATATCGAGTCTGTCGCCGCCTGGCTGAACGACAAGGGTACGGCCGGCGTCGAGATTTCCTATCGCCCCGCCCGCGTGCTGATGCAGGACTTCACCGGGGTGCCGGCGGTGGTCGATCTCGCCGCGATGCGTGACGGCGTCGTCGCACTCGGCGGCGATCCGCAGAAGATCAATCCGCTGGTCCCGGTCGACCTTATCATCGACCACTCGGTCATCGTCGATGAGTTCGGTTCGCCCAAGGCGCTCGGGCACAATGTCGATCTCGAATATGCGCGCAACGAGGAGCGCTACAAGTTCCTGAAATGGGGCCAGCAGGCCTTCCGCAATTTCCGTGTCGTGCCGCCCGGCACCGGCATCTGCCACCAAGTCAATCTCGAATATCTCGGCCAGGTCGTCTGGACCAACGAGGAGGGCGGCGAAACGGTCGCCTATCCCGACACCTGCGTCGGCACCGACTCGCACACGACGATGATCAACGGGCTGGGCGTGCTCGGCTGGGGCGTCGGTGGCATCGAGGCAGAAGCGGCGATGCTCGGCCAGCCGGTCTCCATGCTGCTGCCCGAAGTGATCGGCTTCAAGCTGACCGGCAAGCTCAAGGAAGGCATCACCGCGACCGACCTTGTGCTGACGGTCACCCAGATGCTGCGCAAGAAGGGCGTCGTCGGCAAGTTCGTCGAATTCTTCGGCTCCGGCCTGATCAACATGACGCTGGCCGACCGCGCCACTATCGGCAACATGGCGCCGGAATACGGCGCGACCTGCGGCTTCTTCCCGGTCGACGGCGAGACCCTGCGCTATCTCAACATGTCCGGCCGCGCCGAAGCGCGCATCGCGCTGGTCGAGGCCTACAGCAAGGCGCAGGGCTTGTGGCGCCATGACGGCTCGGCTGACCCGGTCTTCACCGACACCCTCGAACTCGATCTGGGCGATGTCGTCCCGTCCATGGCCGGGCCGAAGCGCCCCGAGGGCCGCGTCGCCCTGCAGGACATCCCCGCCGGTTTCGCCGCCGCGATGGAGGCCGACTACAAGAAGGCGGCCGAGATGCACAAGCGCTACGCGGTCGAGGGCACCGGGCATGATCTCGGCCACGGCGACGTGGTGATCGCCGCGATCACCTCCTGCACCAACACCTCCAACCCCTCGGTGCTGATCGGTGCCGGCCTGCTGGCGCGCAACGCCAATCGCCGTGGGCTGAAGCAGAAGCCCTGGGTCAAGACCTCGCTGGCGCCGGGATCGCAGGTCGTTGCCGAGTACCTCGCCCGGTCGGGCCTGCAGCAGGAGCTCGACCAGATCGGCTTCAATCTGGTCGGCTTCGGCTGCACCACCTGCATCGGCAATTCCGGTCCGCTGCCGGCGCCGATCTCGAAGGCGATCAACGACAAGGGCCTGATCGCTACCGCCGTGCTCTCGGGCAACCGCAATTTCGAGGGCCGCGTCTCGCCGGACGTGCAGGCGAACTATCTCGCCTCGCCGCCACTGGTGGTGGCGCATGCGCTCGCCGGCACGGTCACCAAGGACCTGACCAAGGAGCCGCTCGGCGAGGATCGCGAGGGCAAGCCGGTCTATCTCAAGGACATCTGGCCGACCTCAGCCGAGATCCAGGAATTCATCGAGAAGAACGTCACGCGCGAAGTGTTCGCGCGCAAATATGCCGACGTCTTCAAGGGCGACGCCAACTGGCAGGCGGTCAAGGCGCCGAGCGGCCAGACCTATGCCTGGGACGACACGTCGACCTATGTGCAGAACCCGCCCTATTTCCAGGGCATGCAGAGAACCTTCGGCAAGACGGGCGACATCAGGGGCGCGCGCATCCTCGGCCTGTTCGGCGACAAGATCACCACCGACCACATCTCGCCGGCCGGCTCGATCAAGACCACCTCGCCGGCGGGCCAGTACCTGACCGAGCACGGCGTCGCCGTCGCCGACTTCAACCAGTACGGCACGCGTCGCGGCAATCATGAGGTGATGATGCGCGGCACCTTCGCCAATATCCGCATCCGCAACCACATGCTCGGGCCCAATGGTCGCGAGGGCGGCTACACCGTCCACTATCCCTCGAAGGAAGAGCTGCCGATCTACGACGCCTCGATGCTGTACCAGGCGGAGAAGGTGCCGCTGGTGATCTTCGCCGGCGTCGAGTACGGCAACGGCTCCTCGCGCGACTGGGCGGCGAAGGGCACCAACCTGCTCGGCGTCAAGGCCGTGATCGCCCAGAGCTTCGAGCGCATCCATCGCTCGAACCTGGTCGGCATGGGCGTCGTGCCCTTCACCTTCGAGCCCGGAACATCCTGGGCGAGCCTGGGCCTGAAGGGTGACGAGACCGTCGAGATCGATGGTCTCGCCGATATCAAGCCGCGCCAGACGATGACGGCCAAGATCACCTATGCCGACGGCGCGGTGAAGAACGTCCCGCTGCTCTGCCGCATCGATACGCTGGATGAGCTCGACTACTTCAAGAACGGAGGAATCCTCCAATACGTGCTGCGCGACATCGCAGCCTGA
- a CDS encoding isocitrate/isopropylmalate family dehydrogenase: protein MTTAIPATLIAGDGIGPEITEAVVQILEAAKAPFAWDRQFGGLAGIDNGGEPMPQATLDSIRRTKLALKGPLTTPVGGGFRSVNVRLRETFGLYANVRPAKTLTPGGRYENIDIVLIRENLEGLYVAFEHFIAVGDDPEAVAISQGINTKAECRRIVRYAFDYALANGRKKVTVVHKANVLKALTGIFLAAGKEIAKEYEGRVAMDERIVDACAMQLVMKPEQFDVIVTTNLFGDILSDQIAGLVGGLGMAPGANIGPDVAIFEAVHGSAPDIAGKGIANPLALLLASCLMLDHVGEGGKATAIRNAVDTVLNTDKIKTGDLGGTASTKDFAAAIMKRLA from the coding sequence GTGACGACAGCGATACCCGCCACGCTCATTGCGGGCGATGGCATTGGCCCCGAGATCACCGAAGCCGTGGTGCAGATCCTGGAGGCCGCCAAGGCGCCCTTCGCCTGGGACCGCCAGTTCGGCGGCCTGGCCGGCATCGACAATGGCGGTGAGCCCATGCCGCAGGCGACGCTCGACAGCATCCGCCGCACCAAGCTGGCGCTGAAGGGGCCGCTGACCACGCCGGTCGGCGGCGGCTTCCGCTCCGTCAATGTCCGGCTGCGCGAGACCTTCGGTCTCTATGCGAATGTGCGGCCGGCCAAGACGCTGACTCCCGGCGGTCGCTACGAGAACATCGACATCGTCCTCATCCGCGAGAATCTCGAAGGGCTCTATGTCGCCTTCGAGCACTTCATCGCCGTCGGCGACGACCCGGAGGCGGTGGCGATCTCGCAGGGCATCAACACCAAGGCGGAGTGCCGCCGGATCGTCCGGTATGCCTTCGACTACGCCCTCGCGAACGGCCGCAAGAAGGTGACCGTGGTGCACAAGGCGAACGTGCTGAAGGCGCTGACCGGCATCTTCCTCGCCGCCGGCAAGGAGATCGCCAAGGAATACGAAGGCCGCGTCGCGATGGACGAGCGCATCGTCGATGCCTGCGCGATGCAGTTGGTGATGAAGCCGGAGCAGTTCGACGTCATCGTCACCACCAACCTGTTCGGCGACATCCTCTCCGACCAGATCGCCGGCCTCGTCGGCGGGCTCGGCATGGCGCCGGGCGCCAATATCGGCCCGGACGTGGCGATCTTCGAGGCGGTCCACGGCTCGGCCCCGGACATCGCCGGCAAGGGCATCGCCAACCCGCTCGCTCTGCTCCTGGCGAGCTGCCTGATGCTCGACCATGTCGGCGAGGGCGGGAAGGCGACGGCGATCCGCAACGCCGTCGATACCGTGCTCAACACCGACAAGATCAAGACCGGTGACCTCGGCGGCACGGCGTCGACCAAGGATTTTGCAGCAGCGATTATGAAGCGACTGGCATGA
- a CDS encoding acetolactate synthase large subunit — MTKAQANHASSEQGKKTGQPTVKGSDLLVAALENEGVDRIFGVPGEENLDVVESLRNSKIQLILTRHEQAAAFMAATHGRLTGRPGVCIATLGPGALNFSTGAAYAHLGAMPMVMITGQKAIMSSRQARFQIVDVIASMKPLTKMTRQIVSAASIPTIVRDAFRTAMEERPGPVHLELPEDIAGEKVPAVSVVPVHPIEIPVAHRTALDRAAEMIVKAKRPLIMFGAASSRPRGTHGIASFVRRTGIPFFNTQMGKGTVPGGSNLYMGTAALSERDYVHDAVDKADLIISIGHDTVEKPPFIMGPTGPQVIHVGYQSATVEQVFFPHAEVVGDVGPSLEALADRIEGKLPNAGALLPLREEILAKIADRADEERWPVTPQRLIHDIRKVMPENGILALDNGMYKIWFARNYRTYVANTVLLDNALATMGAGLPSAMMAAMLHPERRVMAVCGDGGFMMNSQELETAVRLKLNLVVLILDDGAYGMIRWKQAVDDFPDFGLTFGNPDFVAYAQSYGAKGTRIESLEALAPTLEAAFQGGGVHVVAVPIDYSENIRVLVDELRGRAQPEPA, encoded by the coding sequence ATGACGAAAGCACAAGCGAACCACGCCTCTTCGGAGCAGGGCAAGAAGACTGGGCAACCCACGGTCAAGGGGTCGGATCTCCTTGTCGCGGCCCTGGAGAACGAGGGGGTCGACCGCATCTTCGGCGTGCCGGGCGAAGAGAACCTCGACGTCGTCGAGTCGCTGCGGAACTCGAAGATCCAGCTGATCCTGACCCGGCATGAGCAGGCGGCTGCTTTCATGGCAGCCACCCATGGCCGGCTGACGGGCAGGCCCGGCGTCTGCATCGCGACGCTGGGGCCGGGCGCGCTCAACTTCTCGACGGGCGCGGCCTACGCCCATCTCGGTGCGATGCCGATGGTGATGATCACCGGCCAGAAGGCGATCATGAGCAGCCGCCAGGCGCGCTTCCAGATCGTCGACGTGATCGCCTCGATGAAGCCGCTGACCAAGATGACGCGGCAGATCGTCAGCGCCGCCAGCATCCCGACGATCGTGCGCGACGCCTTCCGCACCGCGATGGAGGAGCGGCCCGGCCCGGTTCATCTCGAATTGCCGGAGGACATCGCCGGGGAGAAGGTTCCGGCCGTTTCGGTCGTGCCGGTCCATCCGATCGAGATTCCGGTCGCGCACCGCACGGCGCTCGACCGCGCCGCCGAGATGATCGTTAAGGCGAAGCGGCCGCTGATCATGTTCGGCGCGGCCTCGAGCCGGCCGCGCGGGACCCACGGGATCGCCAGCTTCGTGCGGCGCACCGGCATCCCGTTCTTCAACACGCAGATGGGCAAGGGCACGGTGCCCGGTGGCTCCAACCTCTATATGGGCACCGCCGCGCTCTCCGAGCGCGACTATGTGCATGACGCCGTCGACAAGGCCGACCTGATCATCTCGATCGGTCACGACACGGTCGAGAAGCCGCCCTTCATCATGGGCCCCACTGGACCGCAGGTGATCCATGTCGGCTATCAGTCGGCCACGGTCGAGCAGGTCTTCTTCCCGCATGCCGAGGTGGTGGGCGATGTCGGGCCGAGCCTTGAGGCGCTGGCCGACCGGATCGAGGGCAAGCTGCCGAATGCCGGCGCGCTGCTGCCGCTGCGCGAGGAGATCCTCGCCAAGATCGCCGATCGCGCCGACGAAGAACGCTGGCCGGTGACGCCGCAGCGCCTGATCCACGACATCCGCAAGGTCATGCCGGAGAACGGTATCCTGGCGCTCGACAACGGCATGTACAAGATCTGGTTCGCCCGTAATTACCGGACCTATGTCGCCAACACTGTGCTGCTCGACAACGCGCTGGCGACGATGGGGGCAGGGCTTCCTTCGGCGATGATGGCGGCGATGCTCCATCCGGAGCGCCGCGTCATGGCGGTCTGCGGCGATGGCGGCTTCATGATGAACAGCCAGGAGCTCGAGACCGCGGTCCGTCTCAAGCTCAACCTGGTCGTGCTGATCTTGGACGACGGCGCCTACGGCATGATCCGCTGGAAGCAGGCGGTCGACGATTTCCCGGATTTCGGCCTGACCTTCGGCAATCCGGACTTCGTCGCCTATGCGCAGTCCTATGGCGCGAAGGGCACGCGGATAGAGTCGCTGGAGGCGCTCGCGCCGACGCTCGAAGCCGCCTTCCAGGGCGGGGGCGTCCATGTCGTCGCGGTGCCGATCGACTATTCGGAAAACATCCGCGTGCTCGTCGACGAGCTCCGCGGGCGCGCCCAGCCGGAACCCGCCTGA